A part of Rattus rattus isolate New Zealand chromosome 6, Rrattus_CSIRO_v1, whole genome shotgun sequence genomic DNA contains:
- the LOC116904540 gene encoding kidney androgen-regulated protein: MMLCKVLVITVFCAVTVAFPSLHVDSINEELQDSIFDIPNSTSDFQLGSYEPSTSPPEDSTYQESNPDFMQTTYPKSIQNSELSNGAETVSSSFLEEVTETSESTVEFPLAETTIFSSTS, encoded by the exons ATGATGCTCTGCAAGGTCCTGGTGATCACTGTCTTCTGTGCGGTGACCGTGGCTTTCCCCAGTTTGCACGTAG ATTCAATCAATGAAGAACTACAGGATTCAATCTTTGATATACCAAACTCAACCTCTGACTTCCAACTGGGATCATATGAACCATCAACATCTCCTCCAGAGGATAGCACATACCAGGAATCAAACCCTGACTTCATGCAAACCACATATCCCAAAAGCATACAGAATTCTG agcTCTCTAATGGAGCTGAGACAGTCTCTTCCAGTTTCCTGGAAGAAGTCACTGAGACTTCAG AAAGCACAGTGGAGTTTCCATTAGCTGAGACAACTATATtctcctctacttcctga